A portion of the Phaeodactylum tricornutum CCAP 1055/1 chromosome 7, whole genome shotgun sequence genome contains these proteins:
- a CDS encoding predicted protein, translating into MEDIRVIPLPFPNYDRVPEYDPKSPSVVDLCVTLIPNQTFPRPIGTRASRDNIVSHTGDDIHLDGPLSVAVADQNPVPESSIPRRDESPGPGWFTAYSVPATRPEESELPLRVPRLRRVRPRSAMNHGGSSDTLADPSIQLGAPPRYYMFQDFFRDGRDAVEDAPDDGEDGYGQEPLPKRLRWIHTPTQCTVEKDQDSASDLTASSSFNEASEDDFSEDGISNVHATKTSSGTSNQEYTVSFFSFGDTPLAHTQALRNGNKSPPPLLLPSPTSTAQSSVPNQKGGIAPKKRFMDRYRQASWSTPYAEQHEIRSNRRAFEACPAKSAPCWIVGRRPRWWRCHYKWEMENGEDTGLVDAPG; encoded by the exons ATGGAAGACATCCGGGTTATACCATTGCCCTTTCCAAACTACGATCGTGTTCCAGAGTACGATCCAAAAAGTCCATCCGTCGTAGATTTATGCGTGACTTTGATACCGAATCAAACGTTTCCGCGACCTATCGGAACTCGCGCCAGTCGCGACAACATCGTTTCCCACACTGGTGACGATATTCACTTGGATGGACCTCTTTCGGTCGCTGTGGCTGACCAAAACCCCGTCCCCGAATCGTCAATACC TAGGCGAGACGAAAGTCCAGGTCCTGGATGGTTCACCGCGTACTCCGTTCCAGCGACGCGGCCTGAGGAATCCGAGCTGCCCCTACGAGTTCCGCGGCTCCGTCGCGTGCGTCCGCGTTCCGCAATGAACCACGGCGGGTCGAGCGATACCCTCGCCGATCCGTCGATCCAACTCGGAGCGCCACCGCGGTACTACATGTTCCAGGACTTTTTCCGAGACGGGCGTGACGCGGTCGAAGATGCGCCCGATGATGGCGAGGATGGGTACGGCCAAGAACCTCTACCCAAGCGACTCCGCTGGATACACACTCCCACACAATGTACCGTGGAAAAGGACCAAGACAGTGCGAGCGACCTTAccgcgtcttcttcttttaATGAAGCCTCCGAGGATGACTTCAGCGAAGACGGAATATCCAACGTCCATGCAACGAAGACGAGTTCCGGAACTAGCAATCAAGAGTATACAGTGTcattcttttcgtttgggGACACACCGCTCGCTCACACCCAGGCGCTTCGTAACGGCAACAAGTCTCCTCCACCGCTGCTACTACCGTCACCAACCAGTACAGCACAATCGAGCGTTCCCAATCAAAAAGGGGGCATTGCTCCCAAGAAGCGATTCATGGATCGGTACAGGCAAGCTTCGTGGTCTACCCCCTACGCCGAACAGCACG AAATTCGGAGCAACCGGAGGGCCTTCGAGGCGTGTCCCGCGAAGTCGGCACCGTGTTGGATCGTCGGGCGGCGACCACGTTGGTGGAGGTGTCACTACAAGTGGGAAATGGAAAATGGGGAGGATACCGGTTTGGTGGATGCTCCGGGTTAG
- a CDS encoding predicted protein gives MLQYDDNGFYFFALSTLSFYLVPSWYSILQKVFNAFWVNDEKIGAVARTSAEQKKADQLKKSQKGMSVLHSQGFLINVGITLALSMLFVWLLFMVSQDGEVNSFDPFSILEIDHGSDSKSIKKAYRNLSLKYHPDKNPGNRAAEAKFMMVSKAYETLTDETAKENYEKYGNPDGKQSLEVSIGLPSFLLDTNNRNLVLMVYLVIMVGVIPFCVWTYYSDSSKYGEKDVMYDTYSWFHHTLNEHTVVRALPEVLAGSAEFRKRNIPRDADDKKAVSAAVTNVKSLMPKPKYNHPVCVKGNVLMHSHLLRQDVAKVHEEDLKYMLRYSTALIDAMISVCKHQDSIQTAANCIEFGQYVTQAMWTKDSPLLQLPHFTPAEVAHVDKGKVKIGTVQEYRAQAEDQRKGMATFSDLQKKDIANYLHIFPDITVESKVFVDDDEDDNVYEGDLVTIMVTITRNNLADGEKAGLVHAPRFPFPKKEAWWIILGQLKEGKIISIDKVGNSNKKVQHAIKFLAPPQGTYEFDLLIKSNGYVGVDQKLKVDMTTLDNSALPEYKVHPDDAELDDEPTLFEEMLNAHIEQDSDDDDSDEEDSDDEDQPQTEAAKKKEQLRKARQADKDDDDDDSDDEAEEVYADK, from the exons ATGTTACAGTACGACGATAACGGATTTTATTTCTTCGCGCTGAGTACGCTCAGCTTTTACTTGGTACCTT CCTGGTATTCCATTCTACAAAAAGTGTTCAACGCCTTTTGGGTCAACGATGAAAAGATTGGTGCCGTCGCGCGGACTTCCGCCGAACAGAAAAAGGCCGATCAGCTCAAAAAGTCGCAAAAGGGCATGAGCGTCCTGCATTCCCAAGGCTTCCTCATCAACGTCGGTATTACCCTCGCGCTCAGTATGCTCTTCGTGTGGCTCTTGTTTATGGTATCGCAGGACGGCGAAGTCAACTCGTTCGATCCCTTCTCCATTCTCGAAATTGATCACGGCTCGGACTCGAAATCGATCAAAAAGGCGTACCGCAACCTCTCGCTCAAATACCATCCCGATAAGAATCCCGGTAACCGCGCGGCGGAAGCCAAATTCATGATGGTCAGTAAGGCCTACGAAACATTGACGGACGAAACGGCCAAGGAAAATTACGAAAAGTACGGCAACCCGGACGGCAAACAGAGTTTGGAAGTGTCCATTGGATTGCCGTCGTTCTTGCTCGACACCAACAACCGTAATCTAGTCCTTATGGTGTACCTTGTCATCATGGTGGGGGTCATTCCCTTTTGCGTTTGGACCTACTACAGTGATTCCTCCAAGTACGGAGAAAAGGATGTCATGTACGATACCTATTCGTGGTTCCATCACACTCTCAACGAACACACGGTCGTCCGAGCCCTCCCGGAAGTCCTCGCGGGTTCCGCCGAATTCCGCAAACGCAACATTCCCCGTGACGCGGACGATAAAAAGGCCGTTTCCGCCGCCGTGACCAACGTCAAATCGCTCATGCCTAAACCCAAGTACAATCATCCCGTCTGCGTCAAGGGCAACGTACTCATGCATTCCCATCTTTTGCGCCAAGACGTCGCCAAAGTGCACGAAGAAGATTTAAAGTACATGCTGCGCTACTCCACTGCACTGATTGATGCCATGATTTCCGTCTGTAAGCATCAAGACTCAATTCAGACGGCGGCTAATTGTATTGAATTCGGACAGTACGTGACCCAGGCCATGTGGACCAAGGATTCGCCGTTGTTGCAGCTACCGCACTTTACGCCGGCAGAAGTAGCACACGTGGATAAAGGCAAGGTCAAGATTGGAACGGTCCAAGAATATCGCGCGCAGGCGGAAGACCAGCGCAAAGGCATGGCCACATTTTCCGACTTGCAGAAGAAGGATATCGCCAACTATCTCCACATTTTCCCGGATATCACGGTTGAATCCAAAGTTtttgtggacgacgacgaagatgacaACGTGTACGAAGGGGATTTGGTAACCATTATGGTTACAATAACTCGGAACAATCTGGCAGACGGTGAAAAGGCGGGTCTCGTGCACGCACCCCGATTTCCCTTTCCCAAGAAGGAAGCTTGGTGGATTATTTTGGGGCAACTTAAGGAGGGCAAGATCATTTCGATTGATAAGGTTGGTAATTCCAACAAGAAGGTGCAACACGCCATCAAGTTCTTGGCACCGCCGCAGGGTACGTACGAATTCGATCTACTTATCAAATCGAACGGATACGTGGGTGTCgaccaaaaattgaaagTAGACATGACCACATTGGACAACTCGGCCTTACCGGAATACAAGGTGCATCCGGATGATGCCGAGCTGGACGATGAGCCGACACTGTTCGAGGAGATGCTGAACGCCCACATTGAGCAGGATTCGGATGATGATGAttcggacgaggaagattCCGATGACGAAGATCAGCCACAAACAGAagccgccaagaaaaaggagcaaTTGCGAAAGGCACGGCAAGCTGacaaagatgacgacgacgatgattcgGATGACGAAGCGGAAGAGGTGTACGCCGATAAGTAG
- the HemF_3 gene encoding coproporphyrinogen oxidase (eighth step in heme synthesis; contains ER signal peptide at extended N terminus (2 versions possible, extension of 99 aa / SignalP score = 0.953; extension of 109 aa / SignalP score = 0.912); putatively chloroplast targeted) produces MDETNEDAQAGKLSSGGLTRVLQGGSVIEKGACSLTLIEQGILTPERAATIRSRQPENGMNIQAGDVYSAAALSMVLHTASPMVPTFRSDIRVFQVRSSSSTDDGNDPTSMAWFGGGADLTPYYLFDADIRDFHQIYKDLCEAHTDGIPGYSYTNMKAACDEYFYLPARNEHRGTGGIFFDDMTATRASQAFVEGVADAWMPSWLPIVERRSGASYTTEQKEWQLLRRGRYLEFNLLYDRGVKFGLANTNPRVEGVMVSAPPRIAYEYNHRIESGSAEDDLLKVLKKPKTWV; encoded by the coding sequence ATGGATGAAACGAACGAGGACGCACAAGCCGGCAAGCTTTCCAGTGGCGGTTTGACGCGAGTACTTCAAGGAGGTTCCGTCATAGAAAAGGGCGCCTGTTCACTGACTTTGATTGAACAGGGTATCTTGACGCCCGAACGCGCCGCCACGATACGCTCCCGACAACCCGAAAACGGTATGAATATCCAAGCCGGTGACGTTTACAGTGCTGCGGCGCTCAGTATGGTGTTGCACACGGCCAGTCCCATGGTACCTACCTTTCGTTCTGATATTCGTGTCTTTCAAGTGCGATCCTCCTCATCGACGGATGACGGCAACGACCCGACAAGTATGGCGTGGTTTGGCGGAGGCGCCGATTTGACGCCCTACTATTTGTTCGACGCCGACATCCGAGACTTTCACCAAATTTACAAGGACTTGTGTGAAGCGCACACGGATGGCATTCCCGGCTACTCGTACACCAACATGAAAGCAGCTTGTGACGAGTACTTTTATTTACCCGCACGTAACGAACACCGCGGCACGGGGGGTatctttttcgacgacatGACGGCAACTCGTGCCTCGCAAGCATTTGTAGAGGGTGTGGCCGATGCTTGGATGCCTTCCTGGTTGCCCATTGTAGAGCGACGTTCGGGAGCGTCGTATACAACGGAGCAAAAGGAATGGCAACTACTACGGCGCGGCCGTTACCTAGAATTTAACCTACTGTACGACCGTGGCGTCAAATTTGGTCTCGCTAACACAAATCCGCGTGTCGAGGGTGTCATGGTTTCGGCGCCTCCACGAATCGCATACGAGTACAATCATCGAATCGAGTCGGGGTCGGCAGAAGATGACTTGTTGAAAGTACTGAAGAAGCCCAAAACATGGGTGTAG
- a CDS encoding predicted protein: protein MNTLEALVVLLCLVFFAPSQPCVSAVNETFRFGILPKSLDNPFFDPVRTGCEARADVYGNVVCVWIGPEQEEPTGAAQVEWIDRMIDQRLAGDPEALDGLAISVVNEESVKEPIRRALDSGMSVICFDSDAANSDRQAYVGTDNVAFGEQLGKVLLQLQPTGGMFALVSIQTPNLELRVRGIRSALLGSTWTEPPDSILYEEAGNITLTLQNMRDLKVANPDLGAIIPLYGTVMQYEDLWIKYVDSHRDLTHVIADAGSNQISLLERGFADGLVGQLPYQSGEVCIDTLLNLRRESGGKPSAHRNSSDLVFGTNLSLLLRIPLILPTLTVDQNFVGNYRILGYVLFCILASLSIVVMAWVLMKRKTYIVRASQPIFLIVVAVGALIMSSSIIPIGFDNENYSVGACSAACIATPWLLSIGFSTVFSALFSKLWRINRVVESAQRFNKQVVTVRDVILPFCLLMVANLIILICWTVVAPLEYVRRDDLGTDPWNRVISSYGTCMTREGQRSVPFVSALVAVNLGALLFANIQAYKARSIQSEFSESKYIALVVAGMMQVSLVGLPVLLLTVDNPPVYYLLRILLVFVITLAIIGLIFVPKMLHKPKENGRQVVVSHGTPSQTVATMV, encoded by the exons ATGAACACTCTAGAAGCATTGGTCGTGCTTCTTTGTCTGGTCTTCTTTGCGCCTTCACAACCATGCGTCAGCGCTGTTAATGAGACTTTTCGATTCGGCATTCTGCCGAAGAGCCTAGATAATCCTTTCTTCGACCCCGTCCGGACAGGTTGTGAAGCTCGAGCGGATGTTTACGGAAACGTAGTATGCGTATGGATTGGGCCAGAGCAGGAAGAGCCGACGGGTGCCGCCCAAGTAGAATGGATTGACCGAATGATAGATCAAAGGCTCGCCGGCGACCCTGAGGCGCTCGACGGACTTGCCATTTCGGTTGTAAACGAGGAGTCCGTGAAGGAGCCAATTCGAAGAGCGCTTGACTCGGGAATGTCGGTTATTTGTTTTGACAGCGATGCGGCTAACTCGGATCGTCAAGCATACGTTGGAACCGATAACGTCGCGTTTGGTGAGCAGCTCGGAAAGGTTTTGTTGCAACTCCAACCCACCGGTGGGATGTTCGCACTGGTTTCCATCCAAACGCCAAATTTGGAGCTGCGAGTTCGCGGTATACGATCCGCACTATTAGGCTCTACCTGGACAGAACCTCCCGACTCCATTTTGTACGAAGAAGCGGGCAACATAACGCTAACACTTCAGAATATGAGGGATTTGAAGGTGGCAAATCCGGACCTTGGAGCAATCATTCCGCTCTACGGAACTGTTATGCAGTACGAAGACCTTTGGATAAAATACGTTGATAGTCACCGAGACCTCACGCACGTTATAGCCGACGCTGGATCGAACCAAATATCCCTATTGGAACGCGGCTTCGCTGATGGTTTAGTAGGACAACTACCGTACCAATCTGGGGAGGTGTGCATCGACACCCTCTTAAATCTACGTCGGGAATCGGGTGGAAAACCTTCTGCGCACAGAAATAGCTCAGACCTGGTTTTCGGGACCAATTTGTCTTTGCTGCTGCGAATACCATTGATTCTACCCACACTGACTGTCGACCAGAACTTTGTTGGAAATTATCGCATCCTCGGCTACGTCTTATTCTGCATCCTTGCTTCGCTTTCGATTGTCGTCATGGCATGGGTGTTGATGAAACGGAAGACATACATAGTTCGGGCTTCTCAGCCCATTTTTCTCATTGTGGTTGCTGTTGGTGCACTAATTATGAGTTCCTCGATAATTCCAATTGGcttcgacaacgagaatTACAGTGTTGGTGCCTGTTCGGCAGCTTGTATCGCCACCCCTTGGTTGCTCTCTATAGGCTTTTCCACCGTTTTCTCGGCGCTCTTTAGCAAGCTGTGGCGAATCAATCGGGTGGTGGAGTCAGCTCAGAGGTTCAACAAGCAAGTTGTGACGGTGCGGGACGTCATTTTACCGTTCTGTCTTCTGATGGTAGCCAATTTGATCATACTGATTTGCTGGACGGTTGTTGCGCCGTTGGAATACGTACGACGAGACGATCTCGGAACTGATCCTTGGAACCGCGTCATATCAAGCTATGGGACCTGCATGACTAGGGAAGGCCAGCGCTCTGTACCGTTTGTGTCAGCGCTGGTTGCTGTCAACCTGGGAGCTCTCTTGTTTGCGAACATTCAAGCTTACAAGGCCCGGAGTATTCAGAGCGAATTTAGTGAGTCGAAGTACATTGCTTTAGTGGTAGCGGGAATGATGCAAGTGAGTCTTGTTGGCTTGCCAGTGTTGCTTCTGACAGTCGACAATCCTCCCGTGTACTACCTACTTCGAATTCTGTTGGTCTTTGTGATTACTCTGGCGATAATCGGACTTATCTTTGTTCCAAAAATGCTTCATAAACCGAAAGAGAACGGACGGCAGGTCGTTGTCTCGCATGGTACACCTTC TCAAACCGTGGCGACGATGGTATAA